A portion of the Fulvia fulva chromosome 1, complete sequence genome contains these proteins:
- a CDS encoding putative alanine aminotransferase, mitochondrial, with protein MRVTGSKAKVLLIGKTNYTPTFTCDNTSVRSDLAALVHDALANRKLVTRKNHLHQSLQNIASSISGPVAPSFQQLGALPRSLNLPSTVVPSPAAMSMQKRDFSQSSNKSLNINNINPHVKEAKYAVRGELAIKSEQYRAQLAKGEGKDLPFDSVISANIGNPQQLDQKPITFFRQVASLVENPQLLEHGEVLKNGLGYKSDVVERAKALLKDVKSVGAYSQSQGAPRIRQSVADFIERRDGFPADPQNIYLCGGASAGVNALMSVICASPNTGVLVPIPQYPLYTATLSLLNAQVVPYYLKEEDGWSTDVNDMRSALKEAQNKGIDVRAVVVINPGNPTGGSLEAQHIESVLELVAEEKLVMLADEVYQTNVFEGEFQSFKKILRQLQKGDKNKDGKFDNVELASLHSISKGMVGECGHRGGYYEMIGFDPEVVAQIYKFVSIMLCPPVVGQCLVELMVNPPKEGEPSYPQYKEEYDTIFNNLKARAHALYNAFREMEGVECQYPQGSMYLYPTIKLPQKAIDAAKKENKNPDDYYCLRLLDATGICIVPGSGFGQREGSLHFRTTFLAPGTDWVSRISDFHKSFMNEFK; from the exons ATGCGGGTGACCGGCTCGAAGGCGAAGGTACTGCTCATTGGCAAGACCAACTACACGCCCACGTTCACTTGCGACAACACATCGGTCCGCTCCGACCTCGCTGCCCTCGTCCATGACGCATTAGCAAATCGAAAGCTTGTGACTCGGAAAAACCACCTCCACCAGAGCTTGCAAAACATCGCTAGTTCTATCTCTGGACCCGTTGCTCCTTCTTTCCAGCAACTCGGTGCATTACCTCGCAGCTTGAATCTCCCATCGACAGTCGTTCCTTCTCCAGCAGCCATGTCTATGCAGAAGAGAGACTTCTCGCAGAGCTCCAACAAGAGTCTCAACATCAACAACATCAACCCACATGTCAAGGAAGCCAAGTATGCAGTCCGGGGCGAGCTTGCGATCAAGAGTGAGCAATATCGGGCTCAATTGGCCAAGGGCGAGGGCAAAGACCTTCCCTTCGACTCAGTCATCAGTGCGAACATTGGCAACCCGCAACAGCTGGACCAGAAGCCGATTACTTTCTTCAGACAAGTCGCAAGCCTGGTCGAGAATCCGCAATTGCTCGAGCATGGGGAGGTGTTGAAGAACGGACTCGGATACAAGAGCGATGTGGTCGAGCGCGCAAAGGCGCTGCTCAAGGATGTAAAGAGCGTTGGCGCATACTCCCAGTCGCAAGGAGCCCCACGCATTCGACAAAGCGTGGCAGACTTCATCGAGAGGCGTGACGGATTTCCTGCGGACCCCCAGAACATCTACCTGTGTGGAGGCGCCAGCGCTGGTGTCAACGCCCTCATGAGCGTGATCTGTGCCTCGCCAAACACCGGCGTCTTGGTGCCTATCCCCCAATACCCTCTCTACACTGCCACGCTAAGCTTGCTCAACGCTCAAGTCGTGCCGTACTATCTCAAAGAGGAGGATGGATGGAGCACGGATGTAAATGACATGCGATCTGCATTGAAGGAGGCGCAGAACAAGGGCATCGATGTCCGTGCTGTCGTCGTGATCAACCCAGGCAACCCCACCGGAGGCTCTCTGGAGGCCCAGCATATCGAGTCTGTGCTGGAATTGGTCGCGGAAGAGAAGCTGGTCATGCTGGCCGATGAGGTATACCAGACAAACGTGTTCGAGGGCGAGTTCCAGAGCTTCAAGAAGATCTTGCGACAGTTGCAGAAAGGCGACAAGAATAAGGATGGCAAGTTCGATAACGTCGAATTGGCCAGTCTTCACAGCATCAGCAAAGGTATGGTCGGCGAGTGCGGTCATCGCGGAGGGTACTACGAGATGATCGGCTTCGATCCTGAG GTGGTTGCCCAAATTTACAAGTTCGTCAGCATTATGCTCTGCCCACCGGTTGTTGGACAATGCCTGGTTGAGCTGATGGTCAACCCACCCAAGGAGGGAGAGCCATCGTACCCACAGTACAAGGAGGAGTATGACACAATCTTCAACAACCTCAAAGCACGCGCGCACGCACTTTACAATGCATTCAGGGAGATGGAGGGGGTTGAGTGCCAGTACCCGCAGGGCAGCATGTACCTGTATCCCACCATCAAGCTGCCCCAAAAGGCCATCGACGCCGCCAAGAAAGAGAACAAGAACCCAGACGACTACTACTGCCTCAGATTACTCGATGCCACTGGTATATGCATAGTGCCAGGCTCTGGGTTTGGGCAGAGGGAGGGAAGTCTGCATTTCAGGACGACGTTCTTGGCGCCTGGCACAGACTGGGTGTCGCGGATCTCGGACTTTCACAAGAGCTTCATGAACGAGTTCAAATGA